One part of the Sphaerochaeta sp. genome encodes these proteins:
- a CDS encoding ATP-binding cassette domain-containing protein — MARRSCPKGEVNGFTGLLGSGRSECVRAIYGADHVLGGVVKVNGKKVKIAKPIDAMRSGISYLPEDRKNDGIIGDLSVRDNIILALQVLKGFGHPIKYSQAQQFAEKYIKLLDIKTASQDTPVKSLSGGNQQKVILSRWLLANPDFLILDEPTRGIDIGTKVEIQKLVRRLAEEQGKSVTFISSEIDEMLRTCTRLIVMRDRKMVGELSGDRMNQNTIMMTIAGGDGKK; from the coding sequence ATGGCACGAAGATCGTGCCCAAAAGGAGAAGTGAATGGGTTCACCGGTCTCCTCGGGTCGGGCAGAAGCGAATGTGTCCGGGCCATCTATGGCGCCGACCATGTGCTCGGCGGTGTGGTGAAGGTCAATGGAAAGAAGGTGAAGATCGCCAAACCGATCGACGCGATGCGAAGTGGCATCAGCTATCTTCCCGAGGACCGGAAGAACGATGGCATCATCGGGGATTTGTCCGTACGGGACAACATCATCCTGGCGCTGCAGGTCCTCAAGGGATTCGGACATCCCATCAAATACTCCCAGGCACAGCAGTTCGCTGAAAAGTACATCAAGTTGCTTGATATCAAGACGGCATCGCAGGATACGCCGGTGAAGTCGCTTTCCGGTGGCAACCAGCAGAAAGTGATCCTGTCCCGGTGGCTTCTGGCTAATCCGGATTTCCTGATCTTGGACGAGCCTACCCGTGGCATTGACATCGGGACGAAGGTGGAGATCCAGAAGCTGGTCAGAAGGCTTGCGGAAGAACAGGGAAAGAGCGTGACGTTCATCTCTTCGGAAATTGATGAAATGCTCCGTACCTGCACACGGCTCATTGTCATGCGGGACCGGAAAATGGTCGGGGAACTCTCTGGGGACCGCATGAACCAGAATACCATCATGATGACGATCGCAGGGGGGGATGGCAAGAAATGA
- a CDS encoding phosphoribosylaminoimidazolesuccinocarboxamide synthase: protein MQKNQQLYEGKAKKVFATDDPNLVIIQYKDDATAFNGLKKGTIAGKGVVNNKVSNHLMELLSDKGIPTHVVKQLSDRETLCKKVSIVPLEVIVRNIAAGSLSKRLGLAEGTKLSRTVLEYSYKNDELGDPMVNQYHIAAMNLATPAELETIATYSFRINEILSQYLAGVGIQLVDFKLEFGRLPDGTIILADEISPDTCRFWDAKTGKKLDKDRFRRDMGGVEEAYDEVLLRLMGA from the coding sequence ATGCAGAAAAACCAGCAGTTGTATGAAGGGAAGGCGAAGAAAGTATTTGCCACGGACGATCCGAATCTGGTGATCATCCAGTACAAGGATGACGCGACGGCGTTCAACGGCCTGAAGAAAGGGACGATCGCCGGCAAAGGGGTGGTGAACAACAAGGTGAGCAACCATTTGATGGAGCTCCTCTCCGACAAAGGGATCCCCACCCATGTGGTCAAGCAGCTCTCTGATCGGGAGACGCTGTGCAAGAAGGTGTCCATCGTGCCGCTTGAGGTGATCGTCCGCAACATCGCCGCCGGCTCGCTGTCCAAGCGGCTGGGGCTTGCCGAAGGGACGAAGCTTTCCCGGACGGTGCTGGAGTATTCCTACAAGAACGACGAGCTGGGGGATCCGATGGTCAACCAGTACCACATCGCCGCAATGAATCTGGCCACTCCCGCAGAACTGGAGACCATCGCCACGTACAGTTTCCGGATCAACGAGATTCTTTCCCAGTATCTCGCCGGGGTGGGGATCCAGCTGGTCGATTTCAAGCTGGAGTTTGGCCGGCTTCCCGACGGGACGATCATTCTGGCCGACGAGATTTCCCCGGACACCTGCCGGTTTTGGGACGCAAAGACGGGCAAGAAGCTGGACAAAGACCGGTTCCGCAGGGACATGGGTGGCGTGGAGGAAGCGTACGACGAGGTGCTTCTGCGCCTGATGGGAGCCTAA
- a CDS encoding MATE family efflux transporter — protein MTKDLTEGRPMGLILSFLLPVWLGALFQQFYTVVDTIIVGKSLGVAALAAVGSTGSMNFMINGFCMGLCAGFTIPIAQRFGAKDYSLMRKYVSNTKQLCILFSIGMTVLTVLTCRPFLALLSTPDDIMDRATIYIRIIFLGIPLSILYNMVSGIIRALGDSKTPLYFLVFSSVLNIFLDLLFILVFHWDVAGAAYATILSQGVSGFACLWYMKRKYPVLNSTADEKKVRTALWKPLCANGVPMGLQYSITAIGSVILQASVNSLGSSAVAAVTAGSRISLFFCTPFDAMGTTMATFGGQNTGAGKFDRLRTGILDCSLVAALYSAAAFAVMYFWGGDLSMLFLSAGQDQIRDESHLFLIINSLFYFPLAWVNIYRFMIQGMGFGTFAILSGVFEMIARSVVALVFVPVWGFPAVCFASPVAWILADCFLVPAFHLCKRRLEGIVKTYKRLKLHDVHMKRQR, from the coding sequence ATGACCAAGGACCTTACCGAAGGACGCCCGATGGGGCTGATCCTCTCATTTTTGCTCCCCGTATGGCTGGGTGCGTTGTTCCAGCAGTTCTACACGGTGGTGGATACCATTATTGTAGGAAAAAGCCTGGGAGTTGCGGCATTGGCGGCCGTCGGTTCGACCGGTTCGATGAATTTCATGATCAACGGATTCTGCATGGGGCTGTGCGCAGGCTTCACCATCCCCATCGCCCAACGGTTCGGGGCGAAGGACTATTCGTTGATGCGCAAGTACGTGTCCAATACCAAACAGCTGTGTATCCTGTTCTCCATCGGCATGACGGTGCTGACCGTCCTGACCTGCCGGCCGTTTTTGGCGTTGCTGTCCACGCCGGACGACATCATGGACCGGGCGACGATCTACATCCGCATCATCTTCCTGGGCATCCCGCTGTCCATCCTGTACAACATGGTCTCCGGCATCATCCGTGCGCTGGGGGACAGCAAGACGCCGCTGTACTTCCTGGTCTTCTCCTCCGTTCTGAACATTTTCCTGGATCTCTTGTTCATCCTGGTCTTCCACTGGGATGTGGCGGGTGCGGCCTATGCCACGATCCTTTCCCAAGGAGTCTCCGGATTCGCCTGCCTGTGGTACATGAAGCGCAAGTATCCCGTGCTGAATTCCACGGCGGATGAGAAGAAAGTGCGGACGGCATTGTGGAAACCGCTCTGCGCCAACGGCGTGCCGATGGGGCTGCAGTATTCCATCACGGCCATCGGGAGCGTCATTCTCCAGGCGTCCGTCAACTCATTGGGCTCCTCCGCCGTCGCCGCCGTGACAGCCGGCTCGCGCATCAGCCTGTTCTTCTGCACGCCGTTTGACGCCATGGGGACAACGATGGCCACCTTCGGAGGCCAGAACACCGGTGCGGGGAAGTTTGACCGACTGAGGACCGGTATTCTGGACTGCTCGCTGGTTGCGGCGCTGTATTCGGCAGCGGCGTTCGCTGTGATGTATTTCTGGGGCGGCGATCTCAGCATGCTGTTCCTCAGCGCAGGACAGGACCAGATCCGAGACGAATCCCACCTGTTCTTGATTATCAACAGCCTGTTCTACTTCCCCCTTGCCTGGGTGAACATCTACCGGTTCATGATCCAGGGGATGGGGTTCGGGACGTTCGCCATCCTCTCCGGGGTGTTCGAGATGATCGCCCGGAGCGTCGTTGCCTTGGTGTTCGTCCCCGTCTGGGGCTTCCCCGCCGTCTGCTTTGCCTCTCCCGTGGCGTGGATTCTGGCCGACTGCTTCCTGGTTCCGGCGTTCCATCTGTGCAAGCGGCGTCTGGAAGGAATCGTCAAAACGTACAAGCGCCTGAAGTTGCACGATGTTCATATGAAGCGTCAAAGGTGA
- a CDS encoding sugar ABC transporter permease YjfF (membrane component of a putative sugar ABC transporter system): MSLVMITGGIDISVGTLTALVCMSCAVHLDYHGGTVFSAAMLALGIGLAYGIVQGFLVAFLDIQPFIVTLAGMFFAKGMTTIVNNTQFNVKNAAFQALKATRLHVPFMGAVNKLGKYVPAYVEIGVVVALLVVAVLFFILRWTKLGRSFYAVGGSLQSAIMLGVNARRTKFIAYLMCSLLAGIGGFVYFLHVGSGSPSHATGAEMNAIASSIIGGTMLTGGVGNIIGTLFGVLSLSTIKNIVTSLGLDEAWWTNITVAIMICLFLVVQSLVLNRKHGAKKGDAQ; the protein is encoded by the coding sequence ATGAGTCTGGTAATGATCACCGGAGGCATCGATATTTCCGTCGGGACGTTGACGGCGTTGGTCTGCATGAGCTGCGCGGTGCATCTTGACTATCATGGGGGGACGGTCTTTTCCGCCGCGATGCTCGCCCTGGGCATCGGGCTTGCCTATGGGATCGTCCAGGGGTTCCTGGTGGCGTTCCTGGACATCCAGCCGTTCATCGTGACGCTGGCCGGCATGTTTTTCGCCAAAGGCATGACGACCATCGTGAACAACACCCAGTTCAACGTGAAGAACGCGGCGTTTCAAGCCTTGAAGGCTACTCGGCTTCACGTACCGTTCATGGGAGCGGTGAACAAGCTGGGCAAGTACGTGCCCGCCTATGTGGAGATCGGGGTGGTGGTGGCGCTCCTTGTGGTGGCGGTGCTCTTCTTCATCCTTCGTTGGACGAAGCTCGGCCGTTCGTTCTATGCGGTCGGCGGCAGCTTGCAGAGCGCCATCATGCTGGGGGTCAATGCCCGGAGGACGAAGTTCATCGCTTACCTGATGTGCAGTTTGCTGGCCGGTATCGGAGGCTTCGTCTACTTCCTCCATGTCGGTTCGGGTTCTCCGAGCCACGCGACGGGAGCGGAAATGAACGCCATCGCCTCTTCGATCATCGGAGGGACGATGCTCACCGGTGGTGTGGGGAACATCATCGGTACGTTGTTCGGCGTCTTGAGCCTCAGCACCATCAAGAACATCGTGACGTCGCTGGGGTTGGATGAGGCGTGGTGGACCAACATCACGGTCGCTATCATGATTTGTCTGTTCCTGGTGGTCCAGAGCTTGGTGCTCAATCGGAAACACGGGGCGAAGAAGGGGGATGCACAATGA
- a CDS encoding ABC transporter permease encodes MKGRNPFRGSNKQIFIPLAALLGLVVFNLIADPSFFKITLSQNNAGYPVLSGYLITILDNASELVILAIGMTLVTASSGGQDISVGAAIAISGSVVLRVLCGTNSRPETLQAPIIVAFLVSCMVAMLFGAFNGVLVAYFNIQPMVATLILYTAGRSIGAWINNNELPIISDPRFGYFGNYIPGIPIPTPVFIAIICMIVISLVLKRTNLGLYSQAVGINASASRLNGINPKTVKLLTYVILGLCVAVAGFIKVSRFSTINYSVIAKDIEMDAILAVALGGNSLAGGKFNMGASILGAYVIQFLTTTLYKFNVSSSALPAYKAVVVIILVVLSTPTVRRLLAKAKQAICGFLRGRPYLRGWQNENDQDTNQLVHQFVGHQHASVHHHRGVLSDVSCRGGLPGGGIPQAPGILQHSERERRVDHPILRHESGNDHRRHRYFRRDVDGVGLHELRGAS; translated from the coding sequence ATGAAAGGAAGAAATCCATTCAGAGGGTCGAACAAGCAGATTTTCATTCCGCTGGCGGCGTTGTTGGGGCTGGTCGTGTTCAATCTGATCGCCGATCCGTCGTTTTTCAAGATCACGCTCTCCCAGAACAACGCAGGGTATCCGGTGCTTTCCGGCTATCTCATCACCATTCTGGACAACGCGTCCGAGCTGGTGATCCTTGCCATCGGCATGACGCTGGTCACCGCCTCCTCCGGAGGACAGGACATCAGTGTCGGCGCGGCGATCGCCATCAGCGGAAGCGTGGTGCTCCGGGTGCTGTGCGGCACCAATTCCCGTCCTGAGACGCTGCAGGCGCCGATCATCGTGGCGTTCTTGGTCAGTTGCATGGTGGCGATGCTTTTCGGCGCGTTCAACGGCGTGCTGGTCGCCTATTTCAACATCCAGCCGATGGTCGCCACGTTGATCCTGTACACCGCCGGTCGTTCCATCGGTGCGTGGATCAACAACAACGAACTCCCGATCATCAGTGATCCGAGGTTCGGATACTTCGGCAATTACATTCCCGGCATTCCGATCCCTACTCCGGTGTTCATCGCCATCATCTGCATGATCGTCATCAGTCTGGTGCTGAAGCGCACCAATCTGGGATTGTACTCCCAGGCGGTGGGCATCAACGCCAGCGCGTCCCGGCTGAACGGCATCAACCCCAAGACGGTCAAGCTGCTCACCTATGTGATTCTTGGCCTGTGCGTCGCCGTAGCAGGCTTCATCAAGGTGTCACGGTTCTCCACGATCAACTATTCGGTCATCGCCAAGGACATCGAAATGGACGCGATCCTTGCCGTAGCGTTGGGAGGCAACTCTCTGGCCGGCGGCAAATTCAACATGGGCGCCTCCATCCTGGGCGCCTACGTCATCCAGTTCCTGACGACGACGCTGTACAAGTTCAATGTCTCCTCCAGCGCGCTTCCCGCGTACAAGGCGGTGGTGGTCATCATCCTCGTCGTGCTGAGCACGCCGACGGTGCGTCGGCTCCTTGCCAAAGCAAAACAGGCCATCTGCGGATTTCTCCGCGGAAGACCGTACCTGAGGGGATGGCAAAATGAAAACGACCAAGACACGAACCAATTGGTTCACCAGTTTGTCGGACACCAACATGCTTCTGTTCATCACCATCGTGGTGTTCTTTCTGATGTATCTTGCCGCGGTGGTCTTCCTGGGGGCGGGATTCCGCAAGCCCCAGGCATTCTTCAACATTCTGAACGAGAACGCCGCGTTGATCATCCTATCCTGCGGCATGAGTCTGGTAATGATCACCGGAGGCATCGATATTTCCGTCGGGACGTTGACGGCGTTGGTCTGCATGAGCTGCGCGGTGCATCTTGA
- a CDS encoding ABC transporter permease, translating into MKSKEREGSALTGLDVVFVKELGEYTGSVRMVVLMILILLTAGSSLYVATRTLRSYVGEDSYMLLSLFTIAQNPIPSFMSFISFLVPLTGIALGFDAINSEYQNRTLGRLLSQPIYRDVLLFGKALGALVAMGVVLLALWLLVIGCAMFFLGVPPTGEQIARALMYYVITLLYGLLWYMIAMTMSIIFRQSAVSALVSIALWLFFMIFWPMISQVVAVLASGGDEYTAAKLSVALGRFSPYNLYVEASVAMLSPTTRSLGVVLFSQVQGAMMGNPLPFGQSVLLIWPQMTAFFASVILVFALGYVLFQRKEIRM; encoded by the coding sequence ATGAAGAGCAAGGAACGTGAAGGTTCGGCGTTGACCGGACTGGACGTGGTGTTCGTCAAGGAGCTGGGCGAGTATACCGGCAGCGTCAGAATGGTCGTGCTGATGATTTTGATTCTGCTGACGGCCGGCTCCAGCCTGTACGTGGCGACGCGGACGCTCCGCTCGTATGTCGGGGAGGACTCCTACATGCTGCTCTCCCTGTTCACCATCGCGCAGAACCCCATCCCGTCGTTCATGTCGTTCATTTCGTTTCTGGTGCCGCTGACCGGCATCGCCCTGGGGTTTGACGCCATCAACAGCGAATACCAGAACCGGACGTTGGGCAGGTTGCTGTCCCAGCCGATCTACCGGGATGTGCTGCTCTTCGGGAAGGCCTTGGGCGCGTTGGTCGCCATGGGTGTGGTGCTTTTGGCCCTGTGGCTTTTGGTCATCGGGTGCGCCATGTTCTTCCTCGGCGTGCCGCCGACAGGGGAGCAGATCGCCCGGGCGTTGATGTACTATGTGATCACCCTGCTGTACGGGCTCCTGTGGTACATGATCGCCATGACGATGTCCATCATCTTCCGGCAGAGCGCCGTCTCGGCGTTGGTTTCCATCGCCCTGTGGCTGTTCTTCATGATCTTCTGGCCGATGATCAGCCAGGTGGTGGCGGTTCTTGCCAGCGGTGGGGATGAGTACACGGCGGCGAAGCTTTCCGTCGCGTTGGGACGTTTCAGCCCGTACAACCTGTACGTGGAGGCGTCCGTCGCCATGCTCAGCCCGACGACCCGCTCTTTGGGGGTGGTGCTGTTCTCCCAGGTGCAGGGCGCGATGATGGGCAACCCTCTGCCGTTCGGACAGAGCGTCCTGTTGATCTGGCCGCAGATGACGGCGTTCTTCGCGTCGGTGATTCTGGTTTTCGCACTGGGGTACGTGCTGTTTCAGCGGAAGGAGATTCGGATGTAA
- the purE gene encoding 5-(carboxyamino)imidazole ribonucleotide mutase, with the protein MKTIAIVMGSASDLSVARKAADVLDSLGIPFTVQVYSAHRTPDEAIAFARTAVEKGVGVIIACAGMAAHLAGVIAANTILPVIGVPISASLGGIDALLSTVQMPSGIPVATVAVDGAKNAAYLAAEILALGEPDLTAKLTTERSRMKAAVLQENATVEQGFRS; encoded by the coding sequence ATGAAAACCATCGCCATTGTCATGGGGAGCGCCAGTGATCTTTCCGTTGCACGGAAGGCCGCGGATGTCCTGGACTCGTTGGGAATCCCGTTCACCGTACAGGTATACAGCGCCCATCGCACACCGGATGAGGCCATCGCGTTCGCCCGCACCGCCGTTGAAAAAGGTGTGGGGGTGATCATCGCCTGTGCCGGTATGGCGGCGCACCTTGCCGGCGTGATCGCCGCAAACACCATTCTTCCGGTGATCGGCGTGCCCATCTCCGCCAGCCTTGGGGGGATTGACGCGCTGCTTTCCACCGTCCAGATGCCCAGCGGCATCCCGGTGGCCACCGTAGCGGTGGATGGCGCCAAGAACGCAGCATACCTTGCCGCTGAGATTCTGGCCCTTGGCGAGCCGGATCTTACCGCAAAGCTCACCACGGAGCGCAGCCGGATGAAGGCTGCGGTGCTCCAGGAAAACGCAACCGTAGAACAGGGTTTCCGCTCGTAA
- a CDS encoding ABC transporter ATP-binding protein, which translates to MEKKEILSVEHLTKQYVKGVSAVDDISFSLTEGEVFGLLGPNGSGKTTTILMLLGLLEPTSGAVSVLGCDPFRKPLSVKRQVAYMPDDIGFYDTMSAYGNVDYTARFLGLDADERKKRIEEAFDAVRLTDRMHDKARTFSHGMKRRLGLAEILVKQPKIAILDEPTQGWIRRAPPSFCR; encoded by the coding sequence ATGGAGAAAAAGGAAATCCTTTCGGTGGAGCACCTGACCAAACAGTACGTCAAGGGTGTCTCCGCCGTGGATGACATATCGTTCAGCCTGACGGAGGGCGAGGTCTTCGGTCTGCTCGGACCCAATGGTTCGGGCAAGACGACGACGATCTTGATGCTCCTCGGGCTGTTGGAGCCGACCTCCGGGGCGGTCAGCGTGCTTGGGTGCGATCCGTTCCGCAAGCCGCTGTCCGTCAAGCGGCAGGTGGCCTACATGCCGGATGACATCGGGTTCTACGACACGATGAGCGCCTATGGCAACGTGGACTACACCGCCCGGTTCCTCGGTTTGGATGCCGATGAGCGGAAGAAGCGGATCGAAGAGGCGTTCGACGCGGTGCGGCTGACCGACCGGATGCATGACAAGGCCCGGACGTTCTCCCACGGTATGAAGCGCCGTCTGGGTCTGGCCGAGATTCTGGTCAAACAGCCGAAGATCGCCATTCTGGACGAGCCGACCCAGGGTTGGATCCGCAGAGCACCTCCGAGTTTCTGCAGATGA
- a CDS encoding NEW3 domain-containing protein yields the protein MVRKQVRFGVMLGLLLALSAGCVFAEYQGLSVSTTYPSLNVSDTSMITFNLTVRNYNLAPQRVNLSVEGLPDGWDSQFVGGGALVDAVFAEPEQSATIQLWVIPGDEAKTGSTYSFNVVAKGQDGVSYTLPLTVSLGKKLPQRLALSTELPSVKGSPDSDFVFQVELRNNSATETLVDLYAKLPDGFSAKFSQAYGTGNVNTLSVKAGASETIKVTVTPSQGVKEGTYPVTVTAKSSEASAFVTENLEVQGQARLSLTGKGGLLSGTAVAGKDKVFDLELKNSGTADASGIKLSSSTPSNWNVTFNPSTVESLAAGDTTTVKATIRPSSEALTGDYSLTLSASSENSGNISEQYRITVRTSSLWGIVSVIIIAAAAVLLVFAVKKFGRR from the coding sequence ATGGTTCGCAAACAGGTTCGATTTGGTGTGATGTTGGGGCTCCTGCTGGCTTTGTCCGCAGGATGCGTGTTCGCCGAGTACCAGGGGTTGTCCGTTTCGACGACCTACCCCTCATTGAACGTCAGTGATACGTCGATGATCACGTTCAATCTTACGGTACGCAACTACAATCTCGCTCCGCAGCGGGTCAACCTTTCCGTGGAAGGGTTGCCGGATGGCTGGGATTCCCAGTTCGTCGGCGGGGGTGCGTTGGTTGACGCGGTGTTCGCCGAGCCGGAGCAGAGCGCTACCATCCAATTGTGGGTGATCCCCGGCGATGAGGCGAAGACCGGTTCGACCTACTCGTTCAACGTGGTGGCCAAAGGACAGGACGGTGTCTCGTACACGCTGCCGCTGACCGTCTCGCTTGGCAAGAAACTGCCGCAGCGTCTGGCTCTGTCCACCGAACTGCCGTCCGTCAAGGGTTCCCCGGATTCCGATTTCGTCTTCCAGGTGGAACTGCGCAACAACAGCGCGACGGAGACGTTGGTCGACCTGTACGCCAAGCTTCCTGATGGCTTCTCCGCCAAGTTCAGCCAGGCATACGGTACGGGGAACGTCAATACGCTTTCCGTCAAGGCGGGCGCGTCGGAGACCATCAAGGTGACGGTCACACCGTCCCAGGGGGTGAAGGAAGGAACCTATCCCGTCACGGTGACGGCCAAGAGCTCGGAAGCCAGCGCGTTCGTCACGGAGAATCTGGAAGTGCAGGGACAGGCAAGGCTTTCGTTGACCGGCAAGGGAGGGTTGCTTTCCGGCACTGCGGTCGCCGGCAAGGACAAGGTGTTTGACTTGGAGCTGAAGAACAGCGGCACGGCGGACGCGTCGGGCATCAAGCTGAGTTCGTCGACGCCGTCCAACTGGAACGTGACGTTCAACCCATCCACGGTGGAAAGCCTGGCTGCGGGGGACACCACGACGGTCAAGGCGACGATCCGTCCGTCTTCTGAAGCGCTGACCGGTGACTACAGCCTGACGCTTTCCGCTTCTTCGGAAAACTCCGGCAACATCTCCGAGCAGTACCGCATCACGGTGCGCACCTCGTCGCTGTGGGGCATCGTGTCGGTGATCATCATCGCCGCGGCTGCGGTGCTTCTGGTCTTCGCGGTGAAGAAATTCGGCCGTCGGTAG
- the araA gene encoding L-arabinose isomerase, translated as MKKEFWLVIGSQFLYGPEVLDTVEARGKEMAGELSRHLPYALVYKGTAKTSKELSDFVREANYRPECLGIVTWCHTFSPSKMWLNALENLQKPWCHLATQYNRDIPNEEIDMDFMNLNQAAHGDREHGFIGARLRKPRKVIAGFWKEESVQTRLADWMRVCVGVAASRSLKVMRFGDNMRDVAVTEGDKIEAQKKFGWEVNTWPVGDLDAYMENVTDKDVDALMDTYRASYDFNTDNIDAIRYQAREEIGMRRMLDAEGCGAFTNTFQDLYGMRQLPGLATQHLLSQGYGYGAEGDWKVSAMTAVMKKMGLKENGSSAFMEVYTYHLAPGKKYSLGAHMLEVCPSIAEGRPRVEVHPLGIGGKEDPARLVFEGKAGKAVFVSLIDLGGRMRMICQDIECVKPILDMPNLPVARVMWKSPGEFETALECWITAGGSHHTVLSYDVTAEMMRDWARIMGIEFVHLTADTKPEDLEHQLMVDDFIWKFQS; from the coding sequence ATGAAAAAGGAATTCTGGCTGGTGATCGGATCCCAATTTTTGTATGGTCCGGAAGTGCTGGATACGGTCGAGGCGCGTGGCAAGGAAATGGCAGGCGAGTTGTCCCGCCATCTTCCCTACGCATTGGTCTACAAAGGTACGGCGAAGACAAGCAAGGAGCTCTCTGACTTTGTCAGGGAGGCGAACTATCGTCCGGAGTGTCTGGGCATCGTCACCTGGTGCCATACGTTCAGTCCGAGCAAGATGTGGCTGAACGCGTTGGAGAACCTGCAGAAACCGTGGTGCCATCTGGCCACCCAGTACAACCGGGACATCCCCAACGAAGAAATTGACATGGATTTCATGAACCTCAACCAGGCAGCCCATGGGGACCGGGAGCATGGGTTCATCGGAGCGCGGCTTCGCAAGCCTCGCAAGGTGATCGCCGGGTTCTGGAAGGAAGAAAGCGTCCAGACGCGGCTTGCCGACTGGATGCGGGTGTGCGTCGGCGTGGCTGCGTCCCGTTCGTTGAAAGTGATGCGCTTCGGAGACAACATGCGGGATGTCGCCGTAACCGAAGGGGACAAGATTGAGGCGCAGAAGAAGTTCGGCTGGGAGGTGAACACCTGGCCGGTCGGGGATCTGGACGCATACATGGAGAACGTGACGGACAAGGACGTCGATGCCCTGATGGACACCTATCGCGCCTCCTACGACTTCAACACGGACAACATCGACGCCATCCGTTACCAGGCACGGGAAGAGATCGGCATGCGCCGGATGCTGGATGCCGAAGGGTGCGGCGCGTTCACCAATACGTTCCAGGATCTGTACGGCATGCGGCAGCTTCCCGGACTGGCAACCCAGCACCTTCTTTCCCAAGGATATGGCTACGGCGCCGAAGGGGATTGGAAGGTCAGTGCCATGACCGCCGTGATGAAGAAGATGGGGTTGAAGGAGAACGGCAGTTCGGCGTTCATGGAGGTGTACACCTACCATCTCGCCCCGGGGAAGAAATACAGTCTGGGCGCCCACATGCTGGAAGTTTGTCCGTCCATCGCCGAGGGTCGACCCCGTGTGGAGGTGCATCCGCTTGGGATCGGTGGAAAGGAAGATCCCGCACGTCTGGTGTTCGAAGGCAAGGCGGGGAAGGCGGTGTTCGTCTCTTTGATTGACTTGGGCGGGCGGATGCGGATGATCTGCCAGGACATCGAATGCGTCAAGCCGATTTTGGACATGCCGAATCTTCCCGTCGCCCGGGTGATGTGGAAGTCCCCCGGTGAGTTCGAGACGGCGTTGGAGTGCTGGATCACCGCAGGGGGATCCCACCACACGGTGCTCAGCTACGATGTGACGGCCGAAATGATGCGCGATTGGGCGAGGATCATGGGCATCGAATTCGTCCATCTGACCGCTGACACCAAGCCGGAGGATCTGGAACATCAGTTGATGGTCGACGACTTCATCTGGAAGTTCCAGAGCTGA